One Caulobacter segnis genomic window carries:
- the ggt gene encoding gamma-glutamyltransferase, translating into MRKLTLAARTALLRVTLASVLVVSNLSFAPAFAQDEATAPAIARTGGDLIGYGSIHHPVVGRGGMVVAQNKIGARIGADILAKGGNAVDAAVAVGIAEALTLPRAGNLGGGGYMLVYDAASKKTVAIEYYGQAPLEVTPDFLLGDNGRVDPAKVESFKGVTVPGTVAGLWEAHKRFGKLPWATLIQPTIDLATQGVVMSDDESQALAQRKKAMSKDPGGALKVFFKPDGSAYAPGEVFKNPDLAWTLKQIQARGADGFYKGPVAEKMVAGIKAGGGIITLKDLAAYKANVLEPIWSSYRGYPIAYMPPTSAASSVAEVMNILEQFPMDKFGQGNVASMHVMAEALKIATMDRRYSGGGPQWKTPAKGIASKEFAAERAKLISMDRSLDSKTLTALDPHNFEGPDTTHFSIADKDGNVVSNTYTLTASFGAHVVAPGTGFLLNNSLGNFDWSQRATSLGNRIEPGKRAQSTISPIIVFKDGKPWVATGTPGGGTIIGTMAQMLSNLIDYQLNVAEAAQRPRVYQSGIDGPLQLEESIPQDLVAGLEAKGHKVERSQIIGSTQSIMIGPDGVFYGAADTRRPDSAAIGVKQY; encoded by the coding sequence ATGCGTAAGTTGACCCTCGCCGCGCGCACGGCGTTGCTGCGCGTCACGCTGGCGAGCGTGCTCGTCGTCTCGAACCTGTCGTTCGCGCCGGCCTTCGCTCAGGACGAGGCAACCGCGCCGGCGATCGCCAGGACCGGCGGCGACTTGATCGGTTACGGCTCGATCCACCATCCGGTGGTCGGGCGCGGGGGCATGGTCGTGGCCCAGAACAAGATCGGCGCCCGGATCGGCGCGGACATCCTGGCCAAGGGCGGCAACGCGGTCGATGCGGCCGTGGCCGTGGGGATCGCCGAGGCCCTGACCCTGCCGCGCGCCGGCAATCTGGGCGGCGGCGGCTACATGCTGGTCTATGACGCCGCCTCGAAGAAGACGGTCGCCATCGAGTACTACGGCCAGGCGCCGCTGGAGGTGACGCCGGACTTCCTGCTGGGCGACAACGGCCGGGTCGATCCGGCCAAGGTGGAGTCGTTCAAGGGCGTGACCGTGCCCGGCACTGTGGCCGGCCTGTGGGAGGCCCACAAGCGCTTCGGCAAGCTGCCCTGGGCGACCCTGATCCAGCCGACCATCGACCTGGCGACCCAGGGCGTGGTGATGAGCGACGACGAGTCCCAGGCCCTGGCCCAGCGCAAGAAGGCGATGTCGAAGGATCCGGGCGGCGCGCTCAAGGTGTTCTTCAAGCCGGACGGTTCGGCCTACGCGCCGGGCGAGGTGTTCAAGAACCCGGACCTGGCCTGGACGCTGAAGCAGATCCAGGCGCGCGGCGCCGACGGCTTCTACAAGGGGCCGGTGGCCGAGAAGATGGTCGCCGGGATCAAGGCCGGCGGCGGCATTATCACGCTGAAGGACCTGGCGGCCTACAAGGCCAATGTCCTGGAGCCGATCTGGTCCAGCTATCGCGGCTACCCGATCGCCTACATGCCGCCGACCTCGGCCGCGTCCAGCGTCGCCGAGGTGATGAACATCCTCGAGCAGTTCCCGATGGACAAGTTCGGCCAGGGCAACGTCGCCTCGATGCACGTGATGGCCGAGGCCCTGAAGATCGCCACCATGGATCGCCGCTATTCCGGCGGCGGACCGCAGTGGAAGACGCCCGCGAAGGGCATCGCCAGCAAGGAATTCGCCGCCGAGCGCGCCAAGCTGATCTCGATGGACAGGTCGCTGGACTCCAAGACCCTGACGGCGCTGGACCCGCACAATTTCGAGGGGCCGGACACCACCCACTTCTCGATCGCCGACAAGGACGGCAACGTGGTCTCCAACACCTACACCCTGACCGCCTCGTTCGGGGCGCACGTGGTGGCGCCGGGCACCGGCTTCCTGCTCAACAACTCGCTGGGCAATTTCGACTGGAGCCAGCGGGCGACCAGCCTTGGCAACAGGATCGAGCCGGGCAAGCGGGCCCAGTCGACCATCTCGCCGATCATCGTCTTCAAGGACGGCAAGCCCTGGGTGGCCACCGGCACGCCGGGCGGCGGCACGATCATCGGCACCATGGCCCAGATGCTGTCGAACCTGATCGACTACCAGCTCAACGTCGCCGAGGCGGCCCAGCGTCCGCGCGTCTACCAGTCGGGCATCGACGGCCCGCTGCAGCTGGAGGAGTCGATCCCGCAGGACCTGGTGGCCGGGCTGGAGGCCAAGGGCCACAAGGTCGAGCGCTCTCAGATCATCGGCAGCACCCAGTCGATCATGATCGGCCCGGACGGCGTCTTCTACGGCGCGGCCGACACCCGTCGCCCGGACTCGGCGGCGATCGGCGTGAAGCAGTATTGA
- a CDS encoding copper-transporting P-type ATPase, with the protein MAEPDAHDAHHHHHHHGAHAPAPPVAPAVAGTIYTCPMHPQIRLPAPGACPICGMALEPLTVTLDDDGPSAELRDMTRRFWVALVLALPVFVLEMGGHLGLPLHLHGPTSAWIQFALATPVVLWCGWPFFERGVRSLVTRHLNMFTLIAMGIGVAWLYSVAAVLTPGLFPPAFRGMDGTPPVYFEAAAVITVLVLLGQVLELRARERTSGAIRALLDLAPRTARRLVDGQDVEVAVEAIEAGFDLRVRPGEKVPVDGRVVDGVASVDESMVTGESMPVSKHPGDPVIGGSLNRTGSFVMRAEKVGADTLLSQIVGMVAAAQRSRAPIQRMADQVSGWFVPAVIAVAVLAFAAWALVGPSPRLAWALLAAVSVLIIACPCALGLATPISIMVGVGRGARAGVLIKNAEALERLETIDTLVVDKTGTLTEGRPALIEILTVDGFPADEALRLAASLERGSEHPLAAAILRAAAERNLALAEASGFDSPVGRGVLGVVEGHDLLIGSTRFLAEAGVEAGDLPARAEGLARSGATVILLAVDKRAVAALAIADPIKPTTRDAVAALQAEGVRIVMLTGDNRATAQAVGARLGITEIEAEVLPGDKAAVVQRLRAEGRRVAMAGDGVNDAPALAAAEVGIAMGAGADVAIESAGVTLLQGDLRGIVSARRLSRAVMRNIRQNLFFAFAYNVAGVPIAAGALYPVFGWTLSPAIAAAAMALSSVSVVGNALRLRSVKLDAA; encoded by the coding sequence ATGGCCGAGCCTGACGCGCACGACGCCCACCACCACCATCACCACCATGGCGCCCACGCGCCGGCGCCGCCGGTCGCCCCGGCCGTGGCGGGGACGATCTACACCTGCCCGATGCATCCGCAGATCCGGCTGCCCGCGCCGGGGGCGTGCCCGATCTGCGGCATGGCCCTGGAGCCGCTGACGGTCACGCTCGACGACGACGGGCCCAGCGCCGAGCTGCGCGACATGACCCGGCGGTTCTGGGTCGCCTTGGTCCTGGCCCTGCCGGTGTTCGTCCTCGAGATGGGCGGACACCTGGGCCTGCCGCTGCATCTGCACGGGCCGACCAGCGCCTGGATCCAGTTCGCCCTGGCCACGCCGGTGGTGCTGTGGTGCGGCTGGCCGTTCTTCGAACGGGGCGTGCGTTCGCTGGTCACCCGCCATCTCAACATGTTCACCCTGATCGCCATGGGCATCGGGGTGGCCTGGCTCTACAGCGTCGCGGCGGTCCTGACGCCGGGCCTGTTTCCGCCGGCCTTCCGGGGCATGGACGGGACGCCGCCCGTCTATTTCGAGGCCGCCGCCGTGATCACCGTGCTGGTGCTGCTGGGCCAGGTGCTGGAGCTGCGGGCCCGCGAGCGGACCTCGGGGGCGATCCGCGCCCTGCTGGACCTGGCGCCCCGCACCGCCCGCCGCCTCGTCGACGGCCAGGACGTCGAGGTCGCCGTTGAGGCGATCGAGGCCGGCTTCGACCTGCGGGTCCGGCCCGGCGAGAAGGTCCCCGTCGACGGCCGGGTCGTGGACGGCGTCGCCTCGGTCGACGAGTCGATGGTCACCGGCGAGTCCATGCCGGTGTCCAAGCATCCGGGCGACCCGGTGATCGGCGGCAGTCTCAACCGCACCGGCTCGTTCGTGATGCGGGCCGAGAAGGTCGGGGCCGACACCCTGCTGTCCCAGATCGTCGGCATGGTGGCCGCTGCCCAGCGCAGCCGCGCGCCGATCCAGCGCATGGCCGACCAGGTGTCGGGCTGGTTCGTGCCGGCCGTGATCGCCGTCGCCGTCCTGGCCTTCGCGGCCTGGGCGCTGGTCGGGCCCAGCCCGCGTCTGGCCTGGGCCCTGCTGGCGGCGGTGTCGGTGCTGATCATCGCCTGTCCCTGCGCCCTGGGCCTGGCCACGCCGATCTCGATCATGGTCGGGGTCGGGCGCGGCGCGCGGGCCGGCGTGCTGATCAAGAACGCCGAGGCCCTGGAGCGGCTGGAGACGATCGACACCCTGGTGGTCGACAAGACCGGCACCCTGACCGAGGGCCGGCCGGCCCTGATCGAGATCCTGACCGTCGACGGCTTTCCGGCCGACGAGGCCCTGCGTCTGGCCGCCAGCCTGGAACGGGGCAGCGAGCATCCGCTGGCCGCCGCCATCCTGCGCGCCGCCGCCGAGCGGAACCTCGCTCTGGCCGAGGCCAGCGGCTTCGACTCGCCGGTCGGGCGCGGCGTGTTGGGCGTGGTCGAGGGCCATGACCTGCTGATCGGCTCGACGCGCTTCCTGGCCGAGGCGGGGGTCGAGGCCGGCGACCTGCCGGCGCGGGCCGAGGGCCTGGCGCGGTCCGGCGCCACGGTGATCCTGCTGGCCGTCGACAAGCGGGCGGTCGCGGCCCTGGCCATCGCCGACCCGATCAAGCCGACGACCAGGGACGCCGTCGCCGCGCTCCAGGCCGAGGGCGTGCGGATCGTCATGCTGACCGGCGACAACCGCGCCACCGCCCAGGCGGTCGGCGCGCGCCTGGGCATCACCGAGATCGAGGCCGAGGTGCTGCCCGGCGACAAGGCCGCCGTGGTCCAGCGGCTGCGGGCCGAGGGCCGCCGCGTGGCCATGGCCGGCGACGGGGTCAACGACGCTCCGGCCCTGGCCGCCGCCGAGGTCGGGATCGCCATGGGCGCGGGGGCTGACGTCGCCATCGAAAGCGCCGGGGTCACCCTGCTGCAGGGCGACCTGCGCGGCATCGTCTCGGCGCGCCGGCTGTCGCGGGCGGTGATGCGCAACATCCGCCAGAACCTGTTCTTCGCCTTCGCCTACAATGTCGCCGGCGTGCCGATCGCGGCGGGCGCGCTGTATCCGGTGTTCGGCTGGACCCTGTCGCCGGCCATCGCCGCGGCGGCCATGGCCCTGTCGTCGGTCAGTGTGGTCGGCAACGCCCTGCGGCTGCGGTCGGTGAAACTGGACGCGGCTTGA
- a CDS encoding putative quinol monooxygenase: MPTPAPTLAKITAILTARPGKTDELQALLLGMAPACRAEPGNLRWDVWRDQANADRFVLDELYVDNAAVAAHRETPHFKAYLARIGDLAERTSMVCEPVDLG; encoded by the coding sequence ATGCCGACCCCAGCCCCTACCCTCGCCAAGATCACCGCGATCCTGACCGCTCGTCCCGGCAAGACCGACGAACTCCAGGCCCTGCTGCTGGGCATGGCCCCCGCCTGCCGAGCCGAGCCGGGCAACCTGCGCTGGGACGTCTGGCGTGACCAGGCCAACGCCGACCGCTTCGTGCTGGACGAGCTGTATGTCGACAACGCCGCCGTCGCCGCCCACCGCGAGACCCCGCACTTCAAGGCCTATCTGGCCCGGATCGGCGACCTGGCCGAGCGGACCTCGATGGTCTGCGAGCCCGTCGATCTGGGTTAG
- a CDS encoding helix-turn-helix domain-containing protein: MPHAKILLPAQCRAARGLINWSQGELADRAGVSRSTVKDFETERHALHHSTERLLIDAIEAGGVSLIKPDQAGGDEAGPGVRLKRPI; this comes from the coding sequence ATGCCACACGCAAAAATTCTCCTCCCGGCGCAATGCCGGGCCGCCCGCGGGCTGATCAACTGGTCCCAGGGCGAGCTCGCCGATCGGGCGGGCGTGTCGCGCAGCACGGTCAAGGATTTCGAGACCGAGCGCCACGCCCTGCACCATAGCACCGAACGCCTGCTGATCGACGCGATCGAGGCCGGCGGGGTGTCGCTGATCAAGCCCGACCAGGCTGGCGGCGACGAGGCGGGACCGGGCGTGCGGCTGAAGCGACCGATCTGA
- the ybaL gene encoding YbaL family putative K(+) efflux transporter, with protein sequence MHHTSLIATIVAGLGLAFVFGAIANRLKLPVLVGYLLAGVLVGPFTPGYVADQELAPQLAEIGVILLMFGVGLHFSLKDLMAVKNIAIPGAVVQIGAATVMGLGLAMALGWGVGAGVVFGLALSVASTVVLLRALQERRLIETGRGKIAVGWLIVEDLAMVLALVLLPALSGVMGGEAPTAQGGAHAFLGGGVMAAFAITIGKVVAFVAFMLIVGRRVIPWILHRIAHTGSRELFRLAVLAIALGVAFGSAALFGVSFALGAFFAGMIMAESELSQQAANDTLPLRDAFAVLFFVSIGMLFDPMVLIREPVAVLATLAIIVVGKSIAALVIVLAFRRPMSTALTISVSLAQIGEFSFILAGLGVSLKLLPDDGRDLVLAGAILSILLNPLLFAWLDRILPGMIAKEAQNATGAAGEEPAMTAAAQPHALLIGYGRVGKAVAEGLKSKKMPLVVIEDDVERADELRKAGFETIGGNAVKPEVLLKAGLDKATHLFVAVPNPFEAARIIEQARAANPQCEIVARAYTDADVTLLKQMGATHALIGEEEIAKGMLARAPRKKPPAQAHH encoded by the coding sequence TTGCACCATACCTCGCTGATCGCCACCATCGTCGCGGGCCTGGGCCTGGCCTTCGTCTTCGGCGCCATCGCCAACCGGCTGAAGCTGCCGGTTCTGGTCGGCTACCTGCTGGCGGGCGTACTGGTCGGGCCGTTCACCCCCGGCTACGTCGCCGACCAGGAGCTGGCTCCGCAGCTGGCCGAGATCGGCGTGATCCTGCTGATGTTCGGCGTCGGCCTGCACTTCTCGCTGAAGGATCTGATGGCGGTGAAGAACATCGCCATTCCCGGCGCGGTCGTGCAGATCGGCGCGGCGACGGTGATGGGCCTGGGCCTGGCGATGGCCCTGGGCTGGGGCGTCGGCGCGGGGGTGGTGTTCGGCCTGGCCCTGTCGGTCGCCTCGACCGTGGTGCTGCTGCGGGCCCTGCAGGAGCGGCGGCTGATCGAGACCGGGCGCGGCAAGATCGCGGTCGGCTGGCTGATCGTCGAGGACCTGGCCATGGTGCTGGCCCTCGTCCTGCTGCCGGCCCTGTCGGGCGTGATGGGCGGCGAGGCGCCCACCGCCCAGGGCGGAGCGCACGCCTTCCTGGGCGGTGGCGTGATGGCCGCCTTCGCCATCACCATCGGCAAGGTCGTGGCGTTCGTCGCCTTCATGCTGATCGTCGGGCGGCGGGTGATCCCGTGGATCCTGCACCGCATCGCCCACACCGGCTCGCGCGAGCTCTTCCGCCTGGCCGTGCTGGCCATCGCCCTGGGCGTGGCTTTTGGTTCAGCCGCCCTGTTCGGCGTGTCCTTCGCCCTGGGCGCCTTCTTCGCCGGCATGATCATGGCCGAGAGCGAGCTGTCGCAGCAGGCCGCCAACGACACCCTGCCGCTGCGCGACGCCTTCGCGGTGCTGTTCTTCGTCTCGATCGGCATGCTGTTCGACCCGATGGTGCTGATCCGCGAGCCGGTCGCGGTGCTGGCCACCCTGGCGATCATCGTCGTCGGCAAGTCGATCGCCGCCCTGGTCATCGTCCTGGCCTTCCGCCGCCCGATGAGCACGGCCCTGACCATCTCGGTCAGTCTGGCCCAGATCGGCGAGTTCTCGTTCATCCTGGCCGGCCTGGGCGTGTCGCTGAAGCTGCTGCCCGACGACGGCCGCGACCTGGTCCTGGCCGGCGCGATCCTGTCGATCCTGCTCAACCCGCTGCTGTTCGCCTGGCTGGACAGGATCCTGCCCGGGATGATCGCCAAGGAGGCTCAAAACGCCACAGGGGCGGCGGGCGAGGAGCCCGCCATGACCGCCGCCGCCCAGCCCCACGCCCTGCTGATCGGCTACGGCCGGGTCGGCAAGGCCGTGGCCGAGGGACTCAAGAGCAAGAAGATGCCCCTGGTGGTGATCGAGGACGACGTCGAGCGCGCCGACGAGCTGCGCAAGGCCGGCTTCGAGACGATCGGCGGCAACGCGGTCAAGCCCGAGGTGCTGCTGAAGGCGGGCCTAGACAAGGCCACCCACCTGTTCGTCGCCGTGCCCAACCCGTTCGAGGCCGCCCGGATCATCGAGCAGGCCCGCGCGGCCAATCCCCAGTGCGAGATCGTCGCCCGCGCCTATACCGACGCCGACGTCACCCTGCTCAAGCAGATGGGCGCCACCCACGCCCTGATCGGCGAGGAGGAGATCGCCAAGGGCATGCTGGCCCGCGCGCCACGCAAGAAGCCGCCCGCCCAGGCCCATCACTGA
- a CDS encoding LytTR family DNA-binding domain-containing protein, with amino-acid sequence MGEADRASARRWVVDLAVLVAIGLLMGFLGPFGSDQIPAPYRYAYWMSCMVVGGGIGFVLDRLLETRLPHPWRRALLVSVLMTPPVTLWVRTSEAVLLGDGFDWRDYAPLLIQVLPISLAVMLVRALVWRPRPTRIETRTVVAPPTPEAETAFRKRLSARRRGARLIAVEAHDHYLKVHTDAGEELITLRFADALAELDKAHGWRIHRSWWVAAEAVEAVRWRRGTGEARLAGGLVAPVSRTYAPVLKEAGWRG; translated from the coding sequence ATGGGCGAGGCAGACAGGGCGAGCGCGCGACGATGGGTTGTCGACCTGGCGGTGCTGGTCGCCATCGGCCTCCTGATGGGTTTCCTGGGCCCCTTCGGCTCCGACCAGATCCCGGCCCCCTATCGCTACGCCTACTGGATGAGCTGCATGGTCGTCGGCGGGGGGATCGGCTTCGTGCTGGATCGCCTGCTCGAGACGCGACTGCCCCATCCGTGGCGGCGCGCGCTCCTGGTCTCGGTCCTGATGACGCCGCCGGTCACGCTGTGGGTGCGGACCAGCGAGGCGGTCCTGCTGGGCGACGGCTTCGACTGGCGGGACTACGCGCCGCTGCTGATCCAGGTGCTGCCAATCTCGCTGGCGGTGATGCTGGTCCGGGCCCTGGTCTGGCGGCCGCGTCCCACCCGGATCGAGACCCGCACGGTCGTGGCCCCGCCCACGCCCGAGGCCGAGACGGCCTTCCGCAAGCGCCTCTCGGCTAGACGCCGCGGCGCCCGGCTGATCGCCGTCGAGGCCCACGACCACTATCTGAAGGTCCACACCGACGCCGGCGAGGAGTTGATTACCCTGCGCTTCGCCGACGCCCTGGCCGAGCTGGACAAGGCCCACGGCTGGCGCATCCACCGCTCGTGGTGGGTCGCGGCCGAGGCGGTCGAGGCCGTGCGCTGGCGGCGCGGGACCGGCGAGGCCCGCCTGGCCGGGGGGCTCGTAGCCCCGGTCAGCCGCACCTACGCCCCTGTGCTGAAGGAGGCCGGCTGGCGGGGGTAG
- a CDS encoding DUF2306 domain-containing protein, with amino-acid sequence MTALAQTRLQARWPPRVFWILAALLSVAIAAYSARYLLHPPRTPAEALGNPLGVPWLVVHVGGAVTALVLGSLQFAPGLRRVGAHRWIGRTYVLGCLVGGAAGLVLAPGSSAGPIASAGFGSLAVVWIAVNLLGWRAALDRRFEDHRRWMIRSWALTLAAVTLRLYLPLVGVLDLPFLPWYRAIAFLCWVPNLIVAELYLRRRA; translated from the coding sequence ATGACCGCGCTCGCCCAGACCCGTCTCCAGGCCCGATGGCCGCCCCGGGTCTTCTGGATCCTGGCGGCGCTGCTCAGCGTCGCCATCGCCGCCTATTCGGCCCGCTACCTGCTGCATCCGCCGCGCACGCCGGCCGAGGCCCTGGGCAATCCGCTGGGCGTTCCCTGGCTGGTCGTCCATGTCGGCGGCGCGGTGACGGCGCTGGTGCTGGGCTCGCTGCAGTTCGCGCCCGGGCTGCGCCGGGTCGGGGCCCATCGCTGGATCGGCCGGACCTATGTGCTGGGCTGCCTGGTCGGTGGCGCGGCGGGGCTGGTTCTGGCCCCCGGCTCCTCCGCCGGCCCGATCGCCTCGGCCGGGTTCGGAAGCCTGGCGGTGGTCTGGATCGCCGTGAACCTGCTGGGCTGGCGCGCGGCGCTGGACCGGCGCTTCGAGGATCATCGCCGCTGGATGATCCGCTCGTGGGCCCTGACCCTGGCGGCGGTCACCCTGCGGCTCTACCTGCCCCTGGTCGGCGTGCTGGATCTGCCGTTCCTGCCCTGGTACCGGGCCATCGCCTTCCTGTGCTGGGTCCCCAACCTGATCGTCGCCGAGCTCTACCTTCGGCGCCGCGCCTAA
- a CDS encoding MaoC family dehydratase, whose product MIQPHASGGYILEELSVGMTAEKHVPISEERIRLFAEASDDFNPVHMDEAYAAKTAYRGRIAHGLLSASFGSAVVGTILPGAGSIYLSQTLAFHRPVRIGDVVTARVTVAAIDPESARVTLRCEGLVGEDLIMDGEAVVRVPRRRRPAKD is encoded by the coding sequence ATGATCCAGCCTCACGCCTCGGGCGGCTACATCCTCGAAGAGCTCTCCGTCGGCATGACGGCCGAAAAGCACGTCCCCATCAGCGAGGAGCGCATCCGCCTGTTCGCCGAGGCGTCGGACGACTTCAATCCGGTCCACATGGACGAGGCCTACGCGGCCAAGACGGCCTATCGCGGCCGCATCGCCCACGGCCTGCTGTCGGCCTCTTTCGGGTCGGCGGTGGTCGGCACCATCCTGCCGGGAGCCGGCTCGATCTATCTGTCCCAGACCCTGGCCTTCCACCGGCCGGTGCGGATCGGCGACGTGGTCACCGCCCGCGTCACCGTCGCCGCCATCGATCCCGAGAGCGCCCGCGTTACCCTGCGCTGCGAGGGCCTGGTCGGCGAGGACCTGATCATGGACGGCGAGGCCGTGGTCCGCGTGCCGCGCCGCCGCCGTCCCGCCAAGGACTGA
- a CDS encoding cation:proton antiporter, producing the protein MAHDVSPESYKDLVLFLATAGIVAPLFKRLKINPILGYLLAGVILGPFGLGRFIGVAPWLDYVTVDNPDEIAQLAEFGVVFLLFMIGLELSWERLRLMRKWVFGLGAVQVIGCSLVLGGGAMLLGQSPVAALTIGAALTLSSTAIAVPVLAERRRLHSEAGRATFSVLLFQDLAVAPILITLAILGRGHGAFQMADLLALAPAALGLGLIVLVGRLALRPMLKSVAKAKSEEMFMAACLLVIIGAGLVSQMSGLSMALGAFVAGILLAETEYRHEVEVKIEPFKGLLLSLFFVSLGIRLDLSLLAAQPAAILATAVGLLVLKTVVVFGSGLLMGLNRRAAIEAALILAAGGEFAFVLLDNAIGAEVVSPAIGQAVLVSATLTMFLIPALAALGGYLGRKSAPLPVSEAPPSTASEPDRVGPEPAGQVLVIGYGRVGKLVGDMLGRHDLPWIAIDREARLVEQGRREAHRIYYGDASRLELLERCGLATARAVVVTMDAFEVAEAVVAAARGARPDVPIVVRARDARHAARLYELGATDAVPETIEASLQLSEAVLVDIGVPMGLVIASIHERRDEYRKVLNRPDALGGRRRRLRDASLR; encoded by the coding sequence GTGGCGCACGACGTTTCACCAGAGAGCTACAAGGACCTCGTCCTGTTCCTGGCGACCGCCGGCATCGTCGCGCCGCTGTTCAAGCGCCTGAAGATCAATCCCATCCTAGGCTACCTGCTGGCCGGGGTGATCCTGGGGCCGTTCGGCCTGGGCCGGTTCATTGGCGTCGCGCCCTGGCTGGACTACGTCACCGTCGACAATCCCGATGAAATCGCCCAGCTGGCCGAGTTCGGGGTGGTCTTCCTGCTGTTCATGATCGGGCTGGAGCTCTCGTGGGAGCGCCTGCGCCTGATGCGCAAGTGGGTGTTCGGCCTGGGCGCCGTGCAGGTGATCGGCTGCTCGCTGGTGCTGGGCGGCGGCGCCATGCTGCTGGGCCAGAGCCCGGTGGCGGCCCTGACCATCGGCGCGGCCCTGACCCTGTCTTCGACCGCCATCGCCGTGCCGGTGCTGGCCGAGCGGCGGCGGCTGCACTCGGAGGCCGGGCGGGCGACCTTCTCGGTGCTGCTGTTCCAGGACCTGGCCGTCGCCCCGATCCTGATCACCCTGGCGATCCTGGGGCGCGGCCACGGCGCCTTCCAGATGGCCGACCTCCTGGCCCTGGCGCCGGCGGCCCTGGGCCTGGGCCTGATCGTGCTGGTCGGCCGCCTGGCCCTGCGCCCGATGCTGAAGTCGGTCGCCAAGGCCAAGAGCGAAGAGATGTTCATGGCCGCCTGCCTGCTGGTGATCATCGGCGCGGGCCTGGTCAGCCAGATGTCGGGCCTGTCGATGGCTCTCGGGGCGTTCGTGGCCGGCATCCTGCTGGCCGAGACCGAGTACCGCCACGAGGTCGAGGTCAAGATCGAGCCGTTCAAGGGCCTGCTGCTCAGCCTGTTCTTCGTCTCGCTGGGCATCCGCCTGGACCTGTCCCTGTTGGCCGCCCAGCCGGCCGCGATCCTGGCCACGGCGGTGGGCCTGCTGGTGCTGAAGACCGTGGTGGTGTTCGGCAGCGGCCTGCTGATGGGCCTGAACCGGCGCGCGGCGATCGAGGCGGCCCTGATCCTGGCGGCCGGCGGCGAGTTCGCCTTCGTGCTGCTGGACAACGCCATCGGGGCCGAGGTGGTGTCGCCCGCCATTGGCCAGGCGGTGCTGGTCTCGGCCACCCTGACCATGTTCCTGATCCCGGCCCTCGCGGCGCTGGGCGGCTATCTGGGCCGCAAGAGCGCGCCGCTGCCGGTCAGCGAGGCCCCGCCGTCCACGGCCAGCGAGCCGGACCGCGTCGGCCCCGAGCCCGCCGGCCAGGTGCTGGTCATCGGCTATGGCCGGGTCGGCAAGCTGGTCGGCGACATGCTGGGCCGCCACGACCTGCCCTGGATCGCCATCGACCGCGAGGCGCGTCTGGTCGAGCAGGGGCGGCGCGAGGCCCATCGCATCTATTACGGCGACGCCTCGCGGCTGGAGCTGCTGGAGCGCTGCGGCCTGGCCACGGCCCGGGCGGTGGTCGTGACCATGGACGCCTTCGAGGTGGCCGAGGCGGTGGTCGCCGCCGCGCGCGGAGCCCGGCCGGACGTGCCGATCGTGGTCCGCGCCCGCGACGCCCGCCACGCCGCCCGCCTCTACGAGCTGGGGGCCACCGACGCCGTGCCCGAGACCATCGAGGCGTCCCTGCAGCTGTCCGAGGCCGTGCTGGTCGACATCGGCGTGCCGATGGGTCTGGTCATCGCTTCGATCCACGAGCGCCGCGACGAATATCGCAAGGTCCTGAACCGTCCCGACGCCCTGGGCGGGCGGCGACGGCGACTGCGGGACGCCAGCCTGCGTTAG
- a CDS encoding DUF2946 family protein yields MLAALAAMLAVFVQVMTPAAAMAHDLRESGSAIVICSAEGSKVVILSEDGSVRTAPAKGFMGLKCSDCVGPTLAVTLDTPVPAIAPVQYAEFAPTPVQRVLGVRGHARAPPRPPSQGPPANLNA; encoded by the coding sequence TTGCTCGCCGCGCTCGCGGCGATGCTGGCCGTGTTCGTCCAGGTGATGACGCCCGCCGCGGCCATGGCCCACGACCTGCGCGAAAGCGGCTCGGCGATCGTCATCTGTTCGGCCGAAGGCTCCAAGGTCGTGATCCTGAGCGAGGACGGTTCGGTCCGCACCGCGCCGGCCAAGGGCTTCATGGGCCTGAAGTGCTCGGATTGCGTGGGCCCGACCCTGGCGGTCACCCTGGACACGCCGGTCCCGGCCATCGCGCCCGTCCAATACGCCGAGTTCGCCCCGACGCCGGTCCAGCGCGTCCTGGGCGTGCGCGGCCATGCTCGCGCGCCCCCGCGTCCGCCCAGCCAGGGCCCGCCCGCCAACCTGAACGCCTGA